The following nucleotide sequence is from Alteromonas sp. V450.
GTCCCAAACACGTATATTCATCTAGGTTGATTGAACAAAAAAGTGCGGTAGAAGTGCCTTTCGTATCCGGCTGTGCAATGATGATAAAAAAAGCTGTTTTTGAGACTGCTGGGTTAATGGACGAGCGCTACTTCCTGTATTTTGAAGACGCTGACTACTGTGAAAGGATAAAAGCTAAAGGATGGCGGATTGTATTTTTACCAAATACCTCTTTATATCACGCAGTTTCGAGCACCACTGGTTTCCAAAGTAAAAATTACGTTTATTATTTTTCTAGGAACCGACTATGGTTTTTAAAGCGATGGGCTCCGCGCTTAGCTTACATTTACTACTTACTGTTTACTATAGTGATCAAATTGCCCGGTGCTTTTGTTATCTTTGCGTTAATACGCCGAAAACCCTCATTATGTAAGGCTTTTTTTAGAGGCTTTATAGACGCATTTAGAAAAGCTCCGAGGCACGCGCAATGACAAATGTGTCGATTGTTCTTCCAACCTACAATAGGGCCGCTACGATAGGCCGCGCTATAGAGAGCGTACTAAACCAAACGTACCCCGATTTTGAATTGCTAATTGTAGACGATGGCTCTACTGACAATACTGAAATAGTCGTGGCACAGTACCTTAAAGATCCTAGGGTTAAGTATTATAAAAGAAAAAACCAAGGTGCGTCTGCAGCACGCAATTTTGGAATAAGTGTAGGAACTGGTGATTATGTAGCATTTCAAGACAGCGATGATGAGTGGCTTGAAAACAAACTAGCGCTACAAATTAGCTCATTTGCCGAATGTGCAGATAGTGTATGCATGGTTTATGGCGATTTACTTAGAGTTAATAATGCTGGTATTGAAGAAATAAGACAATCTCCAGATGTTATAGGCGATGAACTCTTTAACCCTGAGACTAAAGAGTTTAATGTATTTGGTATTGGTATCCAGACATGCTTGATTAAGCGAAGTGCATTGAACAAGGCTGGAAATTTCGATACTGAACTGCCAAGGTTCATCGATTTAGAACTTTTCATTCGGTTGTCGAGAGTTGGCGTTTTTTTAAGGCTGGCATATCCAATAGTTAGATATTACGAGATGCCTGGGATTTCAACAAATCCACTCAACGCAGCAATTGCCAGGTTAAAAATCATTGAAAAGTACAGCACAGAAGCAAATCAGCGACCAAAAGAGCTAGCATTTCAATACTTGCAAGTTGCTGGTTGTTATTGGAAAACGCCGTACCACGACGAAAAGAAAAGATATGCGCGAAAGGTTCTATTTTCGAAACAAGCAGATCTTTCTTTAAAGCTACAAGCATTTTTACTTTTGTGCATTCCTCGAGCTTTAGGAAAAAGACTTTTGGGACGCTAAACCGCATTATTTTAAAACGCTTATGAATATACTGTCAGATATTAAATATGCAAAACGCTTGTTGATAGACAAGCCGTTGAATAAAAAAATTTGTTACGTGCATATACCCAAATGTGGTGGTACTGCGCTGCAAAAGGCAATCGTAGCTAGCTATGGTATAAAGAACTATCTAAATCAAAGTGCTCGCTTTGTGCTAGATGCGGGCGCATCGAAACGGGCCACCGAAATAAAAGGCGGAGATTTAGTAGAACAGCGTTTTACATTGTTACATTATGCACTGAATTCACGTGCAAAGTTCGTCAGCGGTCACTTTAGCATCAATGAGGATGTTTTAAACAAGTATGGTAATGAATGGCATTTTGTAACCCTCATGCGCGATCCCGTGGAAAAATGGATTTCCAACTTTTTCTTCAATAAATACAATACTGATAATGCGCATGCATGGAAAATTGATGAAGATATAGAAGACTACCTAAAGACCGAGCGAGCAAAAAAAGACGGATGTGATTATGCAACTCAGATTCTTGGTATGTCGCACAATGAAATAAATATGTCTGAAGAAGCGATTAACAAAGCGGTTTCACTTTTTAAACGTTTCAGCGTAATCGGCTTTGTTGACGAAATGAACGAATTTGAGCACCAATTTCAGCGCTGTTTCGGTGTACCACTGGCCCTTAAGAGTGAAAACGCTAGCCCAGTGCGAGCAGACAAAAAGGTTTTATCTGAAGATATCTTGAGAGAGATTAAGGCGCTGTGCGAACCAAATATAGCGATATACAACGCAGTAAAGCACGGATAAAAGTTTTTGTAGGAAATTTTATATATATTGAATAAAACTGCAGACCATTTCTTTAGAGAGTAGCCTAAATTGAAAGCTAAAGTATGTGTTGTCATTCCTCACTATAACGACGAAGAACGACTTTCGAAATGTTTAAATGCGCTTGAACAGCAAAATTTCGCAAAAGATGATTTCATTGTTGTAGTTGTTGATAACGGTAGCACTAGAGTACCCAAAATTTCTAAGACACTAACGATTAAAACTTTACTGCTTGTCGAGCCCAAACCGGGCTCCTATAGTGCTAGAAACAAAGGTTTAGCCGCTGTGGAATGTGAAATATACGCATTCACTGATTCAGATTGCGTTCCTTGCGAAAATTGGCTGTCCTCAGCGGTCAAATTTCTAGAGCAAAATAAACAGGCTGCTGTCTGTGGTCCAATATCTCTTTTTCCGAGAAATATTCATTCACCAAACGTTATTGAATTGGTAGAACTTACATTCGGGTTTCCGCAACTGCGCTACCTACAGAACAACAAATTTGCCCCGACAGCCAATTTAATAGTTAAATCTACCACATTTGAGATAATCGGCCCCTTTAATGAAAGCCTACTTTCAGGTGGAGATGCAGATTGGGGCCATAGGTTATACTGTAAAGAAATGGAAATTGGTTACGAACCTAAAGCTGCTGTTTTGCACCCCGCTCGCCATTCACTAAAGCAATATTTAACAAAGACAAGGCGTGTGACTCATGGGAAGTGGAAAAAGTATAAGGACTACAATATAGGAAATTTATCTTTCCTAAAAACATGCAAGTACCTTATTCCACCGAAGCAAGATATCAAAACATTATTCTTGAATAATAACGAAACCCCCGTTCACAAAAAAGTACTCGCCTCATTCTTTTTATATTTAAATAGTTTATATATATTCTATGTCATTACAAAAGCTAGATTATCAAAAAGCACAGATATGGAACGTGAGTAACTATAATGAAAGACGTCCAGCAGTTTATTCGCTCAGTTTTCGTAAAATAAGAAAGTATAAACAGAATTGACTATATAAAAATTTGGCTTGGTTAAGACGACTAAAAAACGGAATATGAAGGAGTTCAAGGATAGATGAATAATCGTTTATGGCTTTTTTGGAACAACCCTAATAACAGAAAGGAGCCCGCCTACGTTACGTTGTGCAAGTGGGCAGTGCTTCATAATTGGAGTGATTCAAACCCAATTTTTCTAAATGAAGGCAATATTGAAGATTATTTACCTGGTATTCGCAGTAAAGTAGAAGGCATACAAGTCAATGTGAAAGGTAGGTTAGATCGACTAAGTCGGAAATTTAAACACAACCCATTGAATGAGGCTGTAAAATGTGACGTTTATAGGGCTAATATACTTAAAAAATTGGTGGTATATATTGTGATGTA
It contains:
- a CDS encoding glycosyltransferase family 2 protein, translated to MATTIWVVIVNYHSQHLVIKCIDSFKKFASINLNYVVIDNSEQPDTSELTTIHKDVVTKRPVSNGGFAAGCNLGIQHALAQNAEYILLINPDTYVTEDVITPLIKTLSESEEIGMASPTIYCSEPKDKIWMAGSSCNWWTGGPKHVYSSRLIEQKSAVEVPFVSGCAMMIKKAVFETAGLMDERYFLYFEDADYCERIKAKGWRIVFLPNTSLYHAVSSTTGFQSKNYVYYFSRNRLWFLKRWAPRLAYIYYLLFTIVIKLPGAFVIFALIRRKPSLCKAFFRGFIDAFRKAPRHAQ
- a CDS encoding glycosyltransferase, which encodes MTNVSIVLPTYNRAATIGRAIESVLNQTYPDFELLIVDDGSTDNTEIVVAQYLKDPRVKYYKRKNQGASAARNFGISVGTGDYVAFQDSDDEWLENKLALQISSFAECADSVCMVYGDLLRVNNAGIEEIRQSPDVIGDELFNPETKEFNVFGIGIQTCLIKRSALNKAGNFDTELPRFIDLELFIRLSRVGVFLRLAYPIVRYYEMPGISTNPLNAAIARLKIIEKYSTEANQRPKELAFQYLQVAGCYWKTPYHDEKKRYARKVLFSKQADLSLKLQAFLLLCIPRALGKRLLGR
- a CDS encoding sulfotransferase family 2 domain-containing protein; translated protein: MNILSDIKYAKRLLIDKPLNKKICYVHIPKCGGTALQKAIVASYGIKNYLNQSARFVLDAGASKRATEIKGGDLVEQRFTLLHYALNSRAKFVSGHFSINEDVLNKYGNEWHFVTLMRDPVEKWISNFFFNKYNTDNAHAWKIDEDIEDYLKTERAKKDGCDYATQILGMSHNEINMSEEAINKAVSLFKRFSVIGFVDEMNEFEHQFQRCFGVPLALKSENASPVRADKKVLSEDILREIKALCEPNIAIYNAVKHG
- a CDS encoding glycosyltransferase family 2 protein, coding for MKAKVCVVIPHYNDEERLSKCLNALEQQNFAKDDFIVVVVDNGSTRVPKISKTLTIKTLLLVEPKPGSYSARNKGLAAVECEIYAFTDSDCVPCENWLSSAVKFLEQNKQAAVCGPISLFPRNIHSPNVIELVELTFGFPQLRYLQNNKFAPTANLIVKSTTFEIIGPFNESLLSGGDADWGHRLYCKEMEIGYEPKAAVLHPARHSLKQYLTKTRRVTHGKWKKYKDYNIGNLSFLKTCKYLIPPKQDIKTLFLNNNETPVHKKVLASFFLYLNSLYIFYVITKARLSKSTDMERE